A single region of the Malus sylvestris chromosome 8, drMalSylv7.2, whole genome shotgun sequence genome encodes:
- the LOC126633031 gene encoding putative disease resistance protein RGA3: MAEALISMLLEQLASVTYQHVEQEVKLVLNAKKDVDAFAANLEAIRAVLEDAEQRQVKEASVRIWLEKLKDVSYKMDNVLDEWKTEILKHQVEKEEEHGGSTSLVNKKKKKAVCFSIPSSCFCFGQISRANHRREIARKIKSLNENLDGIAKQRETYNFRLSERTTSEQPEREKTSSFVDESTIFGREQQKEVLVSKLLNESSQEERGLLVIPIVGMGGMGKTTLAQLAFNDENVKACFEIKIWVCVSDPFDEIKIAKAIIVGVGATNPNSDELETFLQCMSKSIEGKKFLLVLDDVWTEDERKWEKLKLPLIRSGAHGSRLLVTTRKQKVAVMMGAPTHTIYMERLSDQNCLSIFNRMAFYNRDKDGVLEAIGKEIAKKCKGLPLAAKTMGSLMRYKQTRKEWQKVLNSKIWELEEVEQQVFKPLLLSYFDLAPAVKRCLLYCVIFPKDHLIKKDYLIELWMSQDYLYSKGSTEKEIIGQRFFDNLAMRSFFQDFEKDSDGNVMRCKMHDIVHDFLQFLTQNECFTMEVKGGSDTKEPLGDKIRHLTLVLAPEGPLSCVSFSSCKSEMRTLATFDSSFTVVDSTLMSQLKHLRTLNLSGNSIEELPEEIGELVHLRFIDLSKNDDLKKLPNAVCNLYNLQTLRLHECGELESLPQSMGKLINLKHLYVRGCFRLKYLPKGIGRLTNLRRLDGCPVGGGKDDDEAFKLGDLRNLDQLRELDIKIDGEVEVAAGEGEKASLLGNKQQLSKLAIRFVGCGSSAETLNFLRHPNLESLDIRGHNGSTAPKWIMSLNNLIFLRLEEWNECEVLPPLGKLPSLETLELIGMEGVKKVGVEFLGIEKETSSASSCITLFPKLKTLTFAFMLAWEEWKGVEEWKEEDSHITIMPCLSSLEIGYCSQLETLPNFLWKTPLQTLNIVDSPFLQQGCQKGKGNEWHKISHIPNIEIDPPIYFGFDADGEGIVEAEDAVELPERRRHSRSRGSCLVA; encoded by the coding sequence ATGGCCGAGGCACTCATTTCCATGCTTCTCGAACAACTGGCTTCGGTAACTTACCAACACGTCGAACAAGAGGTGAAGCTGGTTTTGAATGCGAAGAAAGATGTTGATGCATTTGCTGCCAACCTTGAAGCGATTCGTGCTGTGCTTGAGGATGCGGAGCAGAGGCAAGTGAAGGAGGCCAGCGTAAGAATTTGGCTGGAGAAGCTGAAAGATGTGTCGTACAAGATGGACAATGTGCTGGATGAGTGGAAGACTGAAATACTGAAACACCAAgttgagaaagaagaagagcACGGTGGAAGTACTTCTCTTGttaataagaagaagaagaaggcggtaTGTTTCTCTATTCCCTCCTCTTGCTTTTGTTTCGGCCAAATCAGTCGGGCAAATCATCGTCGTGAAATTGCTCGTAAGATCAAAAGTCTAAATGAAAATTTAGATGGGATTGCTAAGCAAAGAGAAACATATAACTTTCGATTATCAGAGAGAACAACCAGTGAACAACCTGAGCGAGAGAAAACTTCTTCTTTTGTTGATGAATCTACCATATTTGGTAGAGAACAACAAAAGGAAGTTTTGGTTAGCAAGTTGTTGAATGAGAGTAGTCAAGAAGAGAGGGGCCTCCTTGTCATCCCTATTGTCGGGATGGGAGGAATGGGGAAGACAACTCTGGCCCAACTGGCTTTTAACGATGAAAATGTTAAAGCTTGTTTTGAGATCAAAATATGGGTTTGTGTTTCGGACCCTTTTGATGAGATCAAAATTGCCAAAGCCATCATTGTGGGTGTCGGAGCTACCAACCCAAATTCAGATGAATTGGAAACTTTCTTGCAATGTATGTCTAAATCCATTGAGGGAAAGAAGTTTCTCCTTGTTCTAGACGATGTGTGGACTGAAGACGAAAGAAAGTGGGAGAAATTGAAGTTGCCATTAATACGAAGTGGCGCCCATGGCAGTAGATTATTGGTGACCACTCGAAAACAGAAGGTTGCTGTTATGATGGGAGCTCCCACTCACACGATCTATATGGAGAGGTTGAGCGATCAAAATTGTTTGTCAATATTCAACCGCATGGCATTTTATAATAGGGATAAGGATGGTGTGTTGGAAGCCATTGGTAAAGAAATAGCAAAAAAGTGCAAGGGTTTGCCTCTTGCTGCAAAGACTATGGGTAGCCTCATGCGTTACAAGCAAACGAGGAAAGAATGGCAGAAAGTTTTGAACAGTAAGATATGGGAGCTAGAAGAGGTTGAGCAACAAGTTTTCAAACCACTATTACTAAGTTATTTTGATTTGGCACCTGCGGTCAAACGATGCCTTTTATATTGTGTTATCTTTCCAAAAGATCATTTGATCAAAAAAGATTATTTGATTGAGTTGTGGATGTCACAAGATTATCTCTATTCAAAAGGAAGCACAGAGAAAGAAATAATTGGCCAAAGGTTTTTTGATAATTTAGCAATGCGATCTTTCTTTCAAGACTTTGAAAAAGACAGTGATGGAAATGTCATGAGGTGTAAAATGCATGATATTGTGCATGACTTTTTGCAGTTTCTTACTCAAAATGAATGCTTTACAATGGAGGTTAAGGGTGGTAGCGATACAAAAGAGCCCTTGGGTGATAAGATCCGCCATTTGACCTTAGTGCTTGCACCCGAGGGTCCACTCTCATGTGTTTCGTTTTCCAGCTGTAAAAGTGAGATGCGTACTCTTGCaacttttgattcaagtttCACCGTTGTGGACTCAACCTTGATGTCGCAGTTGAAACATCTTAGGACATTGAATTTGAGTGGTAATTCTATTGAAGAGCTTCCGGAAGAGATAGGTGAATTGGTGCATCTGAGGTTCATTGATTTGTCTAAAAATGATGATTTGAAAAAGCTACCGAATGCGGTGTGTAATTTATACAATTTGCAGACATTGCGCCTTCATGAGTGCGGGGAACTTGAAAGTCTACCTCAGAGCATGGGAAAGTTGATTAACTTAAAGCATCTTTATGTTCGGGGTTGCTTTAGGCTGAAGTACTTGCCGAAAGGGATTGGGAGATTAACAAATCTAAGAAGACTAGATGGGTGCCCTGTTGGCGGTGGTAAAGACGACGATGAAGCGTTCAAATTGGGAGATTTGAGAAACTTAGACCAACTTCGTGAACTCGACATAAAAATTGATGGGGAAGTAGAAGTTGCTGCAGGCGAGGGTGAGAAAGCATCACTCCTGGGGAACAAACAACAACTCTCAAAATTGGCTATAAGGTTTGTTGGTTGTGGAAGTAGTGCAGAAACACTGAATTTCTTACGACATCCAAATTTGGAATCTTTAGACATTAGAGGGCATAATGGAAGCACTGCCCCCAAATGGATCATGTCATTAAACAATTTGATATTTCTTCGCCTTGAGGAATGGAATGAATGTGAAGTTTTACCTCCTTTGGGAAAATTGCCGTCCCTCGAAACACTCGAGCTTATTGGTATGGAAGGAGTAAAAAAGGTTGGAGTTGAGTTTCTGGGAATAGAAAAGGAAACGTCATCAGCATCATCATGCATTACTCTATTCCCAAAATTGAAAACACTAACATTTGCGTTCATGCTGGCGTGGGAAGAGTGGAAAGGAGTGGAAGAGTGGAAGGAAGAGGATTCTCATATTACCATAATGCCATGCCTTTCTTCTTTAGAGATTGGGTACTGCAGTCAGCTAGAAACACTGCCAAACTTCTTGTGGAAAACACCACTTCAGACACTTAACATCGTGGACTCTCCGTTTCTTCAACAAGGTTGCCAAAAAGGCAAAGGAAATGAGTGGCACAAGATTTCTCACATCCCCAACATCGAAATTGATCCGCCaatttattttggttttgatgcTGATGGTGAAGGCATAGTCGAGGCAGAGGATGCTGTTGAGTTACCTGAGAGGCGAAGGCATAGTCGAAGCAGAGGAAGCTGTTTAGTTGCATGA
- the LOC126631308 gene encoding G-type lectin S-receptor-like serine/threonine-protein kinase LECRK4 yields MDYSTDEDSGTAVLCSKCRAKVGSEPEEKPSLLITERPTAATQQKVANVGLHQGVFDRLGPKVRMDETPSVRRRLDFDASFYDDDYYKPRVARLDAYLDTRDARIHYQEQARILTPSTLSISTSLEAITQNQQAAEAAPQDQTIEEGAEESLCPTLITTEAVVTDQTRDEASEEDPNPMGPSVLDNMEISMVHVLPAAFQSSTAQPNFLDGDVIAEEAGHVDFVFVVEVDSTTKDDNIKAALAELFPCSSSANLHHLKPLYVTAHIEGYPVSKVFVDCGATVNIMPVNIMKALRRFNDELIPSGITMSSFVEDKSQTKGVLPLAAEYEALIIGLGLLRDLRATRALVLGDSELVRDSYIRATLDFDGIFMLYSYPKNFTGIANWSSPLWYQPVDICQALMEDMGVGVCGYNSVCKMNQDHRPTCECPRGFSFLDPNDLYRGCKPDFIQGCEGDEVQSPRKDLYDVELQTNIDWPTSDYVRLKPFTAKKCKESCFQDCLCAVAVFRSETCWKKKLPLSNGIVQFNLNSQTFIKVRKDNVTLQFPPMPIPDDKEKSKTTVVRVGSALLGTSIFVNVAALCLGFFFIFRKKPVRSSTDIVLDSNLRSFSYEELQEATNGFKEELGKGAFGVVFKGAMQIGSGVKVAVKKLRYVMQDVEKEFKIELNVTGKTHHKNLVRLFGYCDKGQQKLLVYEFLSNGTLASFLFSDIKPSWKQRIEIAYGIAKGLLYLHEECSTQIIHCDIKPQNILLDDYYTPRISDFGLAKLLMMNQS; encoded by the exons atGGATTATAGCACCGATGAAGACAGCGGGACGGCGGTTTTGTGCAGTAAATGTAGAGCAAAAGTCGGCAGTGAGCCAGAGGAGAAGCCCTCTTTGCTTATAACGGAACGACCTACGGCCGCAACCCAGCAAAAGGTTGCCAACGTAGGCCTacatcaaggggtttttgataggctcggtcctaaagtgaGGATGGACGAGACACCCTCAGTCAGGCGGCGCcttgattttgatgcttcattttatgacgatgaCTACTATAaac CACGTGTTGCGCGAttggatgcttatctcgacaccAGGGATGCCCGGATACACTACCAGGAGCAAGCTCGGATCTTGACCCCAAGCACACTGTCGATCTCAACCTCACTTGAGGCAATCACGCAGAACCAACAAGCTGCCGAAGCAGCACCGCAGGATCAAACCATTGAAGAAGGGGCAGAagagtctctttgtccaactctGATAACAACGGAAGCCGTAGTCACCGACCAGACGAGAGATGAGGCTAGCGAGGAGGATCCTAACCCGATGGGCCCGTCAGTCttggataacatggaaatcagtatggtccatgtgttaccCGCTGCTTTTCAATCAAGCACAGCTCAGCCGAATTTCCTCGATGGTGATGTAATCGCCGAGGAAGCCGGCCATGTTGATTTTGTATTTGTTGTCGAAGTTGACTCTacaacaaaagatgacaatATCAAAGCAGCTTTGGCTGAATTGTTTCCTTGCTCATCATCGGCCAACCTCCATCATCTGAAACCGTTGTATGTCACGGCCCATATCGAAGGGTATCCAGTctctaaagtttttgtcgactgcGGAGCgacggtcaatatcatgcctgtaaACATCATGAAGGCGTTGCGTCGCTTCAATGACGAACTCATTCCTtcagggatcacaatgagcagtttTGTCGAAGACAAATCACAAACCAAAGGGGTGCTTCCTTTAGCG gccgaatatgaagcccttatCATCGGCCTTGGCCTCCTTCGTGACTTACGGGCCACCCGTGCCCTCGTCCTCGGCGACTCTgagctt GTGAGGGACAGCTACATAAGGGCAACCCTTGATTTTGATGGGATTTTCATGCTATACTCTTACCCGAAAAATTTCACTGGAATCGCAAATTGGAGTAGTCCTCTGTGGTATCAGCCGGTTGATATTTGCCAAGCACTTATGGAAGACATGGGCGTTGGTGTTTGCGGATACAACAGTGTCTGTAAGATGAATCAAGATCATAGGCCAACCTGCGAATGCCCAAGagggttttcttttcttgatccCAATGACTTGTACCGAGGCTGTAAACCTGATTTTATACAAGGCTGTGAAGGAGATGAGGTACAAAGTCCTAGAAAAGATTTGTATGATGTCGAATTGCAGACAAATATTGATTGGCCAACCTCAGATTATGTGCGGCTAAAACCTTTTACAGCGAAGAAGTGCAAAGAGTCTTGCTTTCAAGATTGTTTATGCGCTGTTGCTGTTTTCCGGTCTGAAACCTGCTGGAAAAAGAAGTTACCTCTCTCAAACGGGATAGTGCAGTTCAATCTTAATTCACAGACCTTCATCAAAGTCCGAAAGGATAATGTAACTCTGCAGTTTCCTCCAATGCCAATTCCAGATGATAAAGAGAAGAGCAAGACCACTGTTGTACGTGTGGGATCAGCACTATTAGGTACCtccatatttgttaatgttgctGCTCTCTGTCTCggttttttcttcatattccGGAAGAAACCGGTAAGATCTAGTACCGATATTGTTTTGGACTCGAATTTGCGCTCTTTTAGCTATGAAGAGCTACAAGAAGCTACAAATGGATTCAAGGAAGAATTAGGAAAGGGTGCTTTTGGAGTGGTTTTCAAAGGGGCGATGCAAATTGGTTCTGGTGTCAAAGTGGCGGTGAAGAAGCTACGCTATGTTATGCAAGATGTCGAGAAGGAGTTTAAAATAGAACTGAATGTAACTGGTAAGACGCATCATAAGAATCTGGTTCGTCTTTTCGGATATTGTGATAAGGGGCAACAGAAATTGCTAGTTTATGAGTTCTTGAGCAATGGCACACTGGCAAGCTTTCTTTTTTCTGATATCAAACCAAGTTGGAAACAGCGAATTGAAATCGCTTATGGCATTGCGAAAGGGCTTTTGTACTTGCATGAAGAGTGCAGCACGCAGATTATCCATTGTGACATAAAGCCACAAAACATACTTCTCGATGATTATTACACTCCTCGGATTTCTGATTTTGGATTGGCAAAACTTTTGATGATGAATCAGAGCTAG
- the LOC126633037 gene encoding probable WRKY transcription factor 7, whose amino-acid sequence MGVELMMGLVDSFAARMEENAVEEAASAGIQSVEKFISLISEHHQSTSSNSEAGTEYKAVADMAVTKFRKVISLLDKGSTGHARFRKAPVTLSPPPPPLVPPKTITQILRPSISEPHDQKTEQTSVFRTEQSSAFKVYCPKPVVRLPPLPQNPHLKTTPVVLTNGIGCSERKMDSAAANTINFSPSAPISVANSFISSLTTGDPAEQSISSGFQFTNMSQSSSGRPPLSSSSLKRKCSSVDNVSRLRCGSTTGRCHCSKKRKSKVKRVIRVPAISMKLADIPPDDYSWRKYGQKPIKGSPHPRGYYKCSSQRGCLARKHVERAVDDPTMLIVTYEGDHDHSLGVTEPTAALVLESS is encoded by the exons ATGGGCGTGGAACTAATGATGGGATTGGTTGACAGTTTTGCAGCGAGGATGGAGGAGAATGCGGTGGAGGAGGCGGCCTCCGCCGGAATCCAGAGCGTCGAGAAGTTCATTAGCCTGATTTCGGAACACCACCAATCAACGTCGTCGAACTCGGAAGCTGGTACGGAGTATAAAGCCGTGGCGGACATGGCCGTGACCAAGTTCAGAAAGGTCATTTCGTTGTTGGACAAAGGAAGTACCGGCCACGCCCGGTTTCGGAAAGCTCCGGTGACTCTATCTCCGCCTCCCCCGCCGCTGGTGCCTCCGAAGACGATAACCCAGATTCTGAGACCTTCAATTTCAGAACCCCATGATCAAAAAACAGAGCAAACCTCTGTTTTCAGAACAGAACAATCTTCTGCTTTTAAGGTTTATTGTCCGAAGCCGGTGGTTCGCCTGCCGCCGCTGCCGCAAAATCCCCATCTGAAAACCACTCCGGTTGTGCTGACAAACGGTATTGGGTGCTCTGAGAGAAAGATGGATTCTGCTGCTGCCAACACCATCAACTTCTCGCCTTCGGCGCCCATTTCTGTCGCAAATTCGTTCATTTCGTCTTTAACTACTGGGGACCCCGCTGAGCAATCGATCTCTTCTGGGTTTCAATTTACAAATATGTCACAGTCATCTTCCGGTAGGCCGCCTCTGTCTTCGTCATCGTTGAAAAGAAAGTGCAGCTCCGTCGACAATGTTTCTCGTCTCCGGTGCGGATCTACTACCGGCCGCTGCCACTGCTCTAAGAAAAG GAAATCTAAAGTGAAAAGAGTGATTAGGGTTCCTGCAATTAGTATGAAACTGGCTGATATTCCTCCTGATGATTATTCTTGGAGAAAGTACGGTCAAAAACCCATCAAGGGTTCCCCTCATCCAAG AGGGTATTACAAGTGTAGCAGCCAGAGAGGTTGCCTTGCACGCAAGCACGTGGAGCGCGCTGTAGACGATCCCACCATGCTGATCGTGACCTACGAAGGCGATCACGATCACTCCCTCGGCGTCACCGAACCAACGGCCGCCCTCGTCCTCGAATCCTCTTAA